Proteins from one Mucilaginibacter jinjuensis genomic window:
- a CDS encoding DUF1345 domain-containing protein codes for MSNTPIPRKKILALDTHYRVYISLIIAAIVCFSVLHTVSASTAILLTWMTFATSAIVMDWIIILTAHPRDFKKIAVLEDSSRTMIFIVVIGASIVSLFAIIFLLKMTKGASREDINAHIFLVIASVITSWVLVHTLFTLRYAHMYYDTDDDEGNAKPMGGLEFPKEENPDYLDFVYFAFVIGMTFQVSDVEISDRQIRRLAWVHGMISFAFNTAIVALSINVISGLVGA; via the coding sequence ATGAGTAACACACCAATACCCCGAAAAAAAATACTTGCCCTGGATACCCACTACCGCGTATACATATCGCTAATAATTGCGGCCATTGTATGTTTTAGCGTGCTGCATACGGTATCGGCATCAACAGCCATATTATTAACCTGGATGACTTTTGCCACCTCTGCCATCGTGATGGACTGGATTATCATCCTCACGGCACATCCACGCGATTTTAAAAAGATTGCCGTACTCGAAGACTCGAGCCGGACGATGATCTTCATCGTAGTGATCGGCGCATCGATAGTGAGTTTATTTGCCATAATATTTCTGCTGAAGATGACCAAGGGCGCATCGCGCGAGGATATTAATGCGCATATATTTTTGGTGATAGCCTCGGTGATAACCTCATGGGTATTGGTACACACGCTGTTTACGCTACGCTATGCACACATGTATTACGATACAGATGATGATGAAGGCAATGCCAAGCCAATGGGCGGCCTCGAATTCCCAAAAGAAGAAAACCCGGATTACCTCGATTTTGTATATTTTGCCTTTGTAATCGGCATGACCTTCCAGGTATCGGATGTGGAAATTTCTGACAGGCAGATCCGCAGATTAGCCTGGGTGCATGGTATGATCTCTTTTGCTTTTAATACGGCAATTGTAGCACTGAGTATTAACGTGATTTCGGGATTGGTGGGTGCGTAA
- the argH gene encoding argininosuccinate lyase, whose protein sequence is MSKLWQKETDSNQLVDQFTVGKDRELDNQMAAFDVLGSLAHTKMLETIDLLSSEDLDVIQKELKAIYREIEAGNFAIEADVEDVHSQIELLLTRRIGEAGKKIHSGRSRNDQVLVDLKLFFRSELQQVVEETNTLFRQLIELSEKHKDVLLPGYTHLQVAMPSSFGLWFGAYAESLTDDLELVRAAWNITNKNPLGSAAGYGSSFPLNRTMTTQLLGFDDLNYNVVYAQMGRGKTERIIAQALSAIAATLGRMAMDQALYLSQNFAFISYPENLTTGSSIMPHKKNPDVWEIMRGRCNRLQALPNDVAMMTTNLPSGYHREMQLLKELLFPAFAELKQCLQMATFMLQHITVKTDILNDPKYTYLFSVEEVNRLVLSGTPFRDAYKQVGMAIEKGDFNPAKEVNHTHEGSIGNLGNEHIVANMDKMLENFGFDKIEQAISELTK, encoded by the coding sequence ATGAGCAAACTATGGCAAAAAGAAACGGATAGTAATCAATTGGTAGATCAGTTTACGGTGGGTAAAGACCGCGAGCTGGATAATCAAATGGCAGCTTTTGATGTGCTGGGATCGCTGGCGCATACCAAAATGCTGGAAACTATCGATTTGCTGAGCAGCGAAGATCTGGACGTGATCCAGAAAGAACTGAAAGCAATTTACCGCGAAATTGAAGCGGGTAATTTTGCCATAGAAGCCGATGTTGAAGATGTGCACTCGCAGATTGAACTATTACTAACCCGCCGCATTGGTGAGGCCGGCAAAAAGATCCACAGCGGCCGCTCGCGTAACGACCAGGTTTTGGTTGATTTAAAACTCTTTTTCCGCAGCGAATTACAACAGGTGGTTGAAGAAACCAATACGCTGTTTCGCCAGCTAATTGAACTGAGTGAAAAACATAAAGATGTTTTATTACCCGGCTATACCCACTTACAGGTGGCCATGCCATCATCATTCGGCCTGTGGTTTGGCGCTTATGCCGAAAGCCTGACCGATGATTTGGAACTGGTTCGTGCTGCATGGAATATCACCAATAAAAACCCGCTGGGTTCGGCTGCCGGTTATGGCTCGTCGTTCCCGTTAAACCGTACCATGACTACCCAGTTATTGGGTTTTGATGACCTGAACTATAACGTAGTTTACGCCCAAATGGGGCGTGGTAAAACCGAAAGAATTATTGCACAGGCATTATCTGCTATTGCTGCAACATTAGGCCGTATGGCGATGGATCAGGCTTTATATTTGAGCCAGAACTTTGCCTTTATCAGCTACCCTGAAAACCTGACAACAGGCTCGAGCATTATGCCGCACAAAAAGAACCCCGATGTTTGGGAAATTATGCGCGGCCGTTGCAACCGTTTACAAGCCCTGCCAAACGACGTTGCCATGATGACCACCAACCTGCCATCGGGCTATCACCGCGAAATGCAATTGTTGAAAGAGTTGCTATTCCCGGCCTTTGCCGAGCTGAAACAATGCCTGCAAATGGCAACTTTTATGCTGCAACATATCACTGTAAAAACTGATATTTTAAATGATCCTAAATATACCTACCTGTTCAGTGTAGAAGAAGTGAACCGTTTGGTATTAAGCGGCACACCTTTCCGCGATGCTTACAAACAAGTAGGTATGGCGATTGAGAAAGGGGATTTTAACCCGGCTAAGGAAGTTAACCACACCCATGAGGGCAGCATCGGTAACTTAGGCAATGAGCATATTGTTGCTAATATGGATAAGATGTTGGAGAATTTTGGTTTTGATAAAATAGAGCAGGCAATTAGCGAGCTGACAAAATAA
- a CDS encoding YwbE family protein, with amino-acid sequence MDGKTRSDIYPGLEVDIILKKDQRTGARTRGFVDRLLTSAPYHSRGIKVRLEDGQVGRVIEIFEED; translated from the coding sequence ATGGATGGAAAAACCAGAAGCGATATTTACCCCGGCCTGGAGGTTGATATTATATTGAAGAAAGACCAGCGCACCGGCGCGCGTACCCGCGGTTTTGTTGATAGGTTATTAACCAGCGCACCTTACCACTCGCGCGGCATTAAAGTGCGTTTGGAAGACGGACAGGTTGGCCGGGTAATTGAGATATTTGAGGAAGACTAA
- a CDS encoding Fpg/Nei family DNA glycosylase, with product MPELPDLQVFARNLDKKLGGKTLKEVVVHSKKLNVSADALQHALHNKTLKTVYREGKELYFDFGEHTLALHLMLHGQLFLFEDKNTNKYTVVELHFKDGTGLALTDFQSAATPTLDPEKKTAPDALDESVDAKWLFAQLQKKRTVIKNLLLDQKFIRGIGNAYADEIFYDAGISPFSVANKIPEDKVKVLAKSINHVLTHAEKEIVKAKPDIISGEFRDFLQVHHTRKKETPKGEKILINDGTRKTYYTEGQELFE from the coding sequence ATGCCAGAGTTGCCAGATCTGCAGGTATTTGCCCGCAACCTTGATAAAAAGTTAGGTGGTAAAACACTAAAGGAAGTTGTAGTGCACAGCAAGAAGCTCAATGTTTCTGCCGATGCATTGCAGCATGCCCTGCACAATAAAACACTGAAGACAGTTTACCGCGAAGGCAAAGAGCTTTATTTCGATTTTGGTGAGCATACTTTGGCGTTGCACTTAATGTTGCACGGTCAGCTGTTTTTATTTGAGGATAAGAACACGAATAAATATACAGTAGTTGAACTACACTTTAAAGACGGCACAGGCCTTGCGCTAACCGATTTCCAGTCTGCCGCCACACCAACGCTCGACCCGGAGAAAAAAACTGCTCCAGATGCATTGGATGAGTCGGTAGATGCCAAGTGGTTGTTCGCCCAGCTGCAAAAGAAACGTACGGTGATTAAGAACCTGCTGCTGGATCAAAAGTTTATCCGTGGGATAGGTAACGCTTATGCCGATGAAATTTTTTACGATGCCGGGATCTCGCCATTCTCAGTTGCCAATAAAATACCCGAGGATAAGGTTAAAGTACTGGCCAAATCCATCAACCACGTTTTAACCCATGCCGAAAAAGAGATTGTAAAAGCCAAGCCGGATATTATCAGCGGCGAGTTCCGTGATTTTCTGCAGGTGCATCATACCCGTAAAAAAGAAACACCAAAAGGGGAGAAGATTTTAATTAATGATGGTACGAGGAAGACGTATTATACGGAGGGGCAGGAGCTATTTGAGTAG
- a CDS encoding DUF72 domain-containing protein, whose protein sequence is MEFGRVDPSILKDIDFTLPPDTALTASVLTAAKGTGKLEAHVGCAKWGRKEWVGQIYPPKTKDANFLDEYVKHFDSIELNATFYQTYGPDTIAKWADKAKPNPGFKFCPKFSQSISHIRRLKNAEEITTQFYNGIMAFGDKLGPLFLQLSDNFAPKSYPELKAYLEHLPHDVPVFVEVRHKEWFNTAGKENDIFKLLHDLNMGAVITDASGRRDCVHMNLPTPHAFIRFVGNSLDATDYRRIDDWVARIKKWTDEGLQSLWFFMHQHDERYSPELADYTVKEINKALGLDIMRPKFLPPPPTQGGLF, encoded by the coding sequence ATGGAATTTGGCCGCGTTGACCCCTCAATATTAAAGGATATAGACTTTACTTTACCGCCTGATACGGCTTTGACAGCCAGTGTGTTGACAGCCGCAAAAGGTACGGGTAAACTCGAAGCACATGTGGGCTGCGCCAAATGGGGGCGTAAGGAATGGGTAGGGCAAATCTATCCCCCAAAAACTAAAGACGCCAATTTTTTAGATGAGTATGTTAAGCATTTTGATTCGATAGAATTAAATGCAACTTTTTATCAAACCTACGGCCCCGATACCATTGCCAAGTGGGCAGATAAAGCAAAACCAAACCCCGGTTTTAAGTTTTGCCCTAAGTTTTCGCAAAGCATCAGCCACATTCGTAGGCTAAAAAATGCGGAAGAAATTACCACGCAGTTTTATAACGGTATCATGGCTTTCGGCGATAAACTGGGCCCGCTGTTTTTGCAGCTGAGCGATAATTTTGCACCCAAAAGTTACCCCGAATTAAAAGCATATCTGGAGCATCTGCCACATGATGTGCCGGTCTTTGTAGAAGTGCGCCATAAAGAATGGTTTAACACTGCGGGTAAAGAAAATGATATCTTCAAGCTACTGCACGACCTGAATATGGGTGCGGTAATTACCGATGCATCCGGCCGACGAGATTGTGTACACATGAATTTGCCCACGCCGCATGCCTTTATCCGCTTCGTGGGCAACAGCCTCGACGCTACAGATTACAGACGGATTGACGACTGGGTTGCACGAATCAAAAAATGGACTGATGAAGGTTTACAATCGCTCTGGTTTTTTATGCACCAGCACGATGAGCGGTACTCGCCCGAGTTGGCTGATTATACCGTGAAAGAAATAAATAAGGCGCTGGGATTAGATATTATGAGGCCTAAGTTTTTGCCCCCGCCTCCTACACAGGGTGGACTGTTTTAA
- a CDS encoding HAD family hydrolase gives MQKPDSLIFDMDGTLWDAVDTYAQSWNNVFKEMGIDIVVERDNLARMVGWEGKKVIKEIMPDFDDEKRQQIYATVNAGRHSLIAEMGGTLYDGVREGLQALATKYDLFILSNCAKGIIRSFIDWAGIDEHIKDEFAYGVNYMPKNHNIKLLAEKHGLKSPVYIGDTLGDGEQSRIAGIPFVFVSYGFGETDDYDLKFDNFRDLTDYFMGLE, from the coding sequence ATGCAAAAACCAGATAGTTTAATATTTGACATGGACGGAACCCTTTGGGATGCCGTTGATACTTACGCCCAATCTTGGAACAACGTTTTCAAAGAAATGGGAATTGATATTGTTGTGGAACGCGACAACCTGGCCCGGATGGTGGGCTGGGAAGGCAAAAAAGTGATCAAAGAAATTATGCCCGACTTTGATGATGAAAAACGCCAGCAGATTTATGCTACGGTTAATGCAGGTCGCCATAGTTTAATTGCCGAAATGGGTGGTACTTTGTACGATGGTGTGCGCGAAGGTTTGCAGGCACTGGCCACCAAATACGATCTGTTTATTTTGAGCAATTGTGCCAAAGGCATCATCCGCTCATTTATTGACTGGGCCGGGATTGATGAACATATTAAAGATGAGTTTGCCTACGGTGTAAACTACATGCCCAAAAACCATAACATTAAATTACTGGCCGAAAAGCACGGGTTAAAAAGCCCGGTTTATATTGGCGATACCCTGGGTGATGGTGAGCAGAGCCGCATTGCCGGGATTCCGTTCGTTTTTGTAAGCTACGGTTTTGGCGAAACCGATGATTATGATTTGAAGTTTGATAACTTCAGGGATTTGACGGATTATTTTATGGGGTTGGAATAG
- a CDS encoding DUF2723 domain-containing protein, whose translation MSYQKINNLLGWLCFIVAATTYILTLEPSVSFWDCGEFISCAYRLQVSHQPGYPLFAMLGKVFSLLSMGDKSKVAYFTNTGFALSSSAAVMFLFWTITAMAKKLLIKRSEQLSTTQIIMVMGAGLVGALGFTYTDSFWFSAVETVVFSPAMLCTALVLWAIFKWEACADEPGADRWLVFIAYIMGLSVGIHLLNLLTIPALTLIYYFRRYNKINVKNTVIAFLAGVVLLAFVQFGIIQYTVKFAGYFDLFAVNTLGMPFNTGALIFLTVLIGALAYGIVYSIRKHKPALNLALVCVAFIYFGYSSFTMIPIRAHADTNLDNYHPDNAFALNEYLSRIQYVAPPLLYGPYFDAKAIDQKDGLIMYRKGTERYEVVGKKQELIYDHNTIMPRMFSTDANDVSFYKQWLRLGDNQTPTFSDNLAWMFSWQIYQMYFRYFMWNFVGRYNEQDGQTSTHGINGNWTSGILDHGKHLPDSVMLSNTYTPLYALPLIIGLLGIIYQYKRNKQDALVLATLYFFMGIAIVLYVNQYNLQPRERDYSYVGSFYAFAIWIGLGVLAIADLLMRKLNARTASYLSIGLCLLVVPILLAKQEWKDHDRSTKKVAHDLAYNYLISCPKNAILFTSADNETYPLWYDQEVEGIRPDVRIINVNLFSAGWNMRQMKHKMNDADAAPISMPYDKFKDGVRDYIRYSDAKLPDSVELKEVFDFMTSDDPRSKLEYTDGSSENYMPTKNFKLTVNKKQVMDNHVVTAAQESKIADTIEWEYPSNYLPKAGLGIMDILVHNDWKRPICFASSMTDEEIIGLRPHLYKEGLVYRLLPLKKEVKPADDESEQTNTLVMYDNMVNKYKWGNMKSAKYLDSQTVDVFYPMLMANFIVLSNNLINEGHPDMALKALHKYDEVMPTQLTPYIDVATRKYYIADTAYHLKDISMGNRYVNNVNAYVKDQLDYNYRQLKDNSDSVSLRDVKIGVSLINAMAALTKENNQLALNNKLEGELKDYEGKFSTILGSNNGQ comes from the coding sequence ATGAGCTATCAAAAAATCAATAACCTGTTGGGCTGGCTTTGCTTTATTGTTGCGGCCACAACTTATATTTTAACTTTAGAACCTTCCGTAAGTTTTTGGGATTGCGGCGAATTTATTTCCTGCGCGTACCGTTTGCAGGTATCGCACCAGCCGGGTTATCCTTTGTTTGCCATGCTGGGTAAGGTTTTCTCGCTATTAAGTATGGGCGATAAAAGTAAGGTGGCTTACTTTACCAATACGGGCTTTGCACTATCGAGCAGTGCGGCTGTTATGTTTCTGTTTTGGACTATTACTGCAATGGCCAAGAAGCTGCTCATCAAGCGTAGCGAACAGTTAAGCACCACCCAAATTATTATGGTTATGGGAGCCGGGTTGGTTGGTGCTCTCGGCTTTACTTATACTGATAGCTTCTGGTTTTCGGCTGTTGAAACGGTAGTGTTTTCGCCGGCCATGCTTTGTACCGCACTGGTTCTGTGGGCAATATTTAAATGGGAAGCATGCGCCGATGAACCCGGTGCCGACCGCTGGTTGGTTTTTATTGCTTACATTATGGGATTATCGGTAGGTATCCACCTGCTTAATTTGTTAACTATACCAGCGCTTACGCTTATTTATTATTTCCGCAGGTATAATAAAATCAATGTTAAAAATACGGTGATTGCCTTTTTAGCGGGCGTGGTATTGCTGGCCTTTGTACAGTTTGGCATTATCCAATACACTGTAAAGTTTGCCGGTTACTTTGATCTGTTTGCGGTGAATACGCTTGGTATGCCATTTAATACCGGTGCCTTGATATTTTTAACTGTGTTAATTGGTGCGCTTGCTTATGGCATTGTATACAGTATCCGCAAACATAAACCGGCGCTTAACCTGGCTTTGGTTTGTGTGGCGTTTATTTATTTCGGCTACAGTTCTTTTACCATGATCCCTATCCGGGCGCATGCCGATACCAATCTGGATAATTACCATCCCGATAATGCTTTTGCTTTGAACGAGTACCTGTCGCGAATTCAATACGTTGCCCCGCCATTGTTATATGGGCCATACTTTGATGCCAAGGCTATCGACCAAAAAGACGGCTTAATCATGTACCGTAAAGGTACCGAACGTTATGAAGTAGTGGGCAAAAAACAAGAATTGATATACGACCATAATACCATTATGCCGCGTATGTTTAGTACTGATGCCAATGATGTTTCGTTTTATAAACAATGGTTGCGCCTGGGCGATAACCAAACGCCAACTTTTAGCGATAACCTGGCCTGGATGTTTAGCTGGCAGATCTACCAGATGTACTTCCGTTATTTTATGTGGAATTTTGTGGGCCGGTATAATGAGCAGGACGGACAGACCAGCACCCACGGCATCAACGGTAATTGGACCAGCGGTATCCTCGATCATGGCAAACATTTGCCAGATTCTGTGATGCTGAGCAATACCTATACGCCGCTTTATGCGCTGCCGTTGATTATTGGCTTGCTGGGTATTATCTATCAATATAAACGCAATAAGCAGGATGCTTTGGTATTGGCTACCCTTTACTTTTTTATGGGGATTGCCATTGTGCTTTACGTTAACCAATACAATCTGCAACCCCGTGAGCGCGATTACTCGTACGTAGGTTCGTTCTATGCCTTTGCCATTTGGATAGGGTTGGGGGTACTGGCTATTGCCGATTTGCTGATGCGCAAATTGAACGCGCGCACTGCATCATACCTTTCTATCGGCTTATGTTTATTGGTTGTTCCTATACTACTGGCTAAACAGGAGTGGAAAGATCATGACCGCTCCACCAAAAAAGTGGCCCATGATCTGGCTTACAACTACCTGATCTCATGCCCTAAAAATGCGATCTTATTTACTTCGGCAGATAATGAAACTTATCCATTGTGGTACGATCAGGAGGTTGAAGGGATCCGCCCGGATGTGCGCATTATCAATGTTAACCTGTTCTCGGCGGGATGGAATATGCGCCAGATGAAGCACAAAATGAACGATGCCGATGCTGCACCAATCAGTATGCCTTACGATAAATTTAAAGATGGTGTGCGCGATTATATCCGCTATAGCGATGCCAAACTGCCCGATTCGGTTGAGTTGAAGGAAGTGTTTGATTTTATGACTTCTGACGACCCACGCTCTAAACTGGAATACACCGATGGCAGCAGCGAAAATTACATGCCGACCAAAAACTTCAAACTTACTGTTAACAAAAAACAGGTGATGGATAACCACGTGGTTACGGCCGCACAGGAAAGTAAAATTGCCGATACGATTGAATGGGAATATCCATCGAATTACCTCCCTAAAGCCGGATTGGGCATCATGGATATTTTGGTACATAACGATTGGAAACGCCCCATCTGCTTTGCCTCATCAATGACGGACGAAGAAATTATCGGTCTGCGCCCGCACCTCTACAAAGAAGGTTTGGTTTACCGCCTGTTGCCACTGAAAAAAGAAGTAAAACCTGCCGACGACGAAAGCGAGCAAACCAATACCCTCGTGATGTACGATAACATGGTGAACAAGTACAAATGGGGCAATATGAAAAGCGCCAAATACCTCGATAGCCAAACTGTTGATGTATTTTACCCGATGCTGATGGCTAACTTTATCGTTCTGTCTAACAACCTGATCAACGAAGGTCACCCGGATATGGCATTAAAAGCGCTGCACAAATATGATGAGGTAATGCCAACGCAGCTTACGCCTTATATTGATGTGGCTACCCGTAAATATTATATTGCCGATACCGCCTATCATCTCAAAGATATTAGCATGGGCAACAGGTACGTGAATAATGTGAATGCTTATGTGAAAGATCAGCTCGATTATAACTACCGTCAGCTAAAAGATAATTCAGATTCGGTAAGCCTGCGGGATGTGAAGATTGGGGTATCGCTCATAAACGCTATGGCGGCTTTGACCAAAGAAAATAATCAGCTTGCTTTAAACAACAAACTGGAAGGCGAACTTAAAGACTACGAAGGCAAATTTTCTACTATATTAGGAAGCAATAACGGCCAATAG